A genomic stretch from Lathyrus oleraceus cultivar Zhongwan6 chromosome 2, CAAS_Psat_ZW6_1.0, whole genome shotgun sequence includes:
- the LOC127123423 gene encoding uncharacterized protein LOC127123423 — protein sequence MIRLTVPMQIEIGAAEEETVHEGQIIRPLQHQGVESGVVGRNQVVMVNRQQDADQIVDQHRQEDLAVENNLTTIVKRIMARNGMSATLQRPLYVSPLAEFILQSEAPRGMKVPKYPKFGGESGESTIAHVARYLTESGDLAHNECLRVKNFPSSLTKAAFTWFTSLAPSSIDSWAKLEKKFHEQSLKARCFTQVPEHELVQMAAGGLDYSIRKKIDPTFVKSMSQLADRVRHLERLRLEKIRHNKSKKEKVAFFEYDATDPIREADYASSTELEIDVVELKPGGFGSKSDSRRQAEICWPQDEDRH from the exons ATGATTAGACTGACTGTTCCTATGCAGATAGAGATAGGGGCAGCAGAGGAGGAGACAGTCCACGAAGGACAAATCATTAGACCCCTCCAACATCAAGGTGTCGAATCAGGAGTGGTGGGACGTAACCAGGTGGTAATGGTCAACCGACAGCAGGATGCTGATCAAATCGTTGATCAACACCGACAAGAAGACTTAGCggtggaaaataatttgacaactattgtcaaaaggattatggctagaaaTGGCATGAGTGCTACATTACAAAGGCCATTATACGTGTCCCCGTTAGCTGAATTCATTCTCCAAAGCGAGGCACCCAGGGGGATGAAAGTACCTAAGTACCCAAAATTTGGGGGAGAGTCTGGTGAATCGACAATAGCGCACGTCGCCAGATACTTAACAGAGTCAGGGGATCTAGCTCATAATGAATGCTTAAGAGTAAAAAACTTCCCTTCCTCTCTAACCAAGGCAGCCTTCACATGGTTTACTTCGTTGGCCCCAAGTTCCATCGACTCATGGGCTAAActagaaaagaagttccatgaaca GTCTTTAAAGGCTAGGTGTTTCACACAAGTGCCAGAACATGAACTAGTTCAAATGGCCGCAGGAGGattagattattccattaggaagaaaatagatccaacttttgtgaaaagtaTGTCACAACTGGCTGATAGAGTCCGACATCTAGAACGACTGAGGCTAGAAAAAATTAGGCACAATAagtctaagaaagaaaaggtagCGTTTTTCGAATACGACGCGACAGACCCAATACGTGAGGCAGATTATGCttcatcgaccgaattagaaatCGACGTGGTTGAACTAAAGCCAGGG ggatttggttcaAAAAGCGATTCAAGAAGGCAAGCTGAAATTTGCTGGCCGCAGGATGAAGATCGACACTGA